In a single window of the Melioribacteraceae bacterium genome:
- a CDS encoding beta-mannosidase — MKIKIILFVTLSIIISACSAQNKMINSKEYQANLGINLSDSFATENTVNLYYNLKKLSEHKIIFGHHDATAYGIGWQGEENRSDIKDVVGTHPGLYGWDFMFIQPDRIVDKDEANIRKLSIEAHERGGVNTFCWHLNNPATDNSFYDTTIVVRKILPGGDLYLKYLRMLDYMAEFANTMKDSKGNLIPIIFRPFHEFDGSWFWWGKRFCSREEFIELWQTTVTYLRDKKGVRNFIYAFSPDRMFFSEAEFLDRYPGDEYVDIIGMDNYWDFTPDGAGLEWITRKLKIITELANKKNKVAAFTETGSEKIPDSTWWTDKFFKVMQDDSVKIAYAMVWRNAHKGHHYAPFPGHPSVPNFVEFFKKEKILFEKHLPDLFTSPLHENFIEEIKKKKMIDLSE; from the coding sequence ATGAAAATTAAAATCATATTATTCGTTACATTATCAATAATAATATCGGCATGTTCGGCTCAAAATAAGATGATTAACAGTAAAGAATATCAAGCTAATTTAGGAATCAATTTATCCGATTCTTTTGCCACAGAAAATACTGTGAATCTGTATTACAATTTAAAAAAACTGTCGGAACACAAAATAATATTTGGTCATCATGACGCTACCGCATACGGAATTGGATGGCAGGGAGAAGAAAACCGTTCGGATATCAAGGATGTGGTTGGTACTCATCCTGGATTATATGGCTGGGATTTTATGTTTATTCAACCGGATAGAATTGTTGATAAGGATGAAGCTAATATTAGAAAGCTATCAATAGAAGCACATGAAAGAGGAGGAGTAAATACTTTTTGCTGGCATCTGAATAATCCAGCCACAGATAATTCATTTTATGATACAACCATCGTAGTAAGAAAAATCTTACCTGGTGGTGACCTCTACCTTAAATATCTACGAATGCTCGATTACATGGCTGAATTTGCCAATACGATGAAAGATTCTAAAGGAAATTTGATACCAATAATTTTCCGCCCATTCCATGAGTTTGATGGAAGCTGGTTTTGGTGGGGGAAAAGATTTTGCAGCAGGGAAGAGTTTATAGAGTTATGGCAGACAACCGTTACTTATTTGCGAGATAAAAAGGGAGTTCGAAATTTTATTTATGCATTTTCACCTGATAGGATGTTTTTTTCGGAAGCTGAATTTTTAGATAGATACCCTGGTGATGAATATGTTGATATTATTGGTATGGATAATTATTGGGATTTTACGCCAGATGGAGCTGGCTTGGAATGGATTACCAGAAAATTAAAAATTATAACAGAGTTAGCTAACAAAAAAAATAAAGTTGCGGCTTTTACAGAAACCGGGTCAGAAAAAATACCAGATTCTACTTGGTGGACCGATAAATTTTTTAAAGTGATGCAAGATGACAGTGTAAAAATTGCATACGCCATGGTTTGGCGAAACGCACACAAAGGGCATCACTATGCTCCTTTTCCTGGTCATCCTAGCGTTCCAAATTTTGTTGAGTTCTTCAAAAAAGAAAAAATCCTATTTGAAAAACATTTACCCGATTTGTTTACCTCACCACTTCATGAAAATTTTATCGAGGAGATTAAAAAGAAAAAAATGATCGATCTATCTGAATAA
- a CDS encoding mannanase produces the protein MKNNLYLLILLLPLIIIACTPGAKTIDESNFVNVKDSQFYYQGKPYYFVGTNLWYGAYLGSPGITGDRERLLRELDNLAANGITNLRICAASEESIMERSTKPAFTKSPGVYDDELLLGLDFLLAEMSKRGMHAVLFLNNYWQWSGGMAQYNSWFGGGEVPDPDDPNVGYAPFMDFSAQFYKNNEAKKEFKKYVKMIVTRRNSITGKYYFEDTAIMAWQLANEPRPGRIFDEEIVNYFFEWVDQTAEFIHDLDPNHLVTTGNEGLHGSLTSEDIFLKMHSSKYIDYATVHLWPKNWGWFKADQIEETYPQTEKNAIEYIEKHFALCKKLNKPFTLEEFGIPRDFEKYEAGTPTTARDKYFKNIFSFLYDSAVKGEPIAGTNFWAWGGEGRGKDDFIWKPGDPYTGDPAQEPQGLNSVFDSDESTLKIIREHSQQLRNLLNEKNLSTKW, from the coding sequence ATGAAAAACAATTTATATCTCTTAATCCTGTTGCTTCCACTTATTATAATTGCATGCACTCCTGGAGCAAAAACAATAGACGAGAGCAACTTTGTCAATGTTAAAGATTCTCAATTCTATTACCAGGGAAAGCCCTATTATTTTGTTGGTACCAATTTATGGTATGGTGCATATCTGGGATCACCTGGAATAACCGGGGATAGAGAAAGATTACTTAGAGAACTCGACAATTTAGCTGCCAACGGAATAACAAATTTGAGAATTTGTGCTGCATCTGAGGAATCAATAATGGAGCGCTCCACAAAACCGGCATTCACAAAATCGCCAGGAGTGTATGATGATGAATTATTGCTCGGTTTGGATTTTCTCCTTGCAGAGATGAGTAAACGTGGGATGCATGCGGTTCTTTTTCTAAATAATTATTGGCAGTGGTCTGGAGGAATGGCACAATACAATTCATGGTTTGGAGGGGGTGAAGTTCCGGATCCTGATGATCCGAATGTAGGTTATGCTCCATTTATGGATTTCTCAGCTCAGTTTTATAAAAACAATGAGGCTAAAAAAGAATTTAAAAAATATGTGAAGATGATTGTCACCCGACGCAATAGTATTACCGGGAAATATTATTTCGAAGATACGGCAATAATGGCTTGGCAATTGGCTAATGAGCCGAGACCAGGCAGAATATTTGACGAAGAAATAGTAAACTATTTTTTTGAATGGGTTGATCAGACTGCGGAATTCATTCATGATCTTGATCCTAATCATTTAGTTACAACAGGAAATGAAGGTCTCCATGGAAGTTTAACGAGCGAAGATATTTTTCTTAAAATGCATTCCAGTAAATATATTGATTACGCAACAGTTCATCTTTGGCCAAAAAACTGGGGGTGGTTTAAAGCTGATCAGATAGAAGAAACATATCCTCAGACTGAAAAAAATGCAATTGAGTATATCGAAAAACATTTTGCGCTCTGCAAAAAATTAAATAAACCATTCACTTTAGAAGAATTTGGAATACCAAGAGATTTTGAAAAATATGAGGCAGGCACTCCAACAACAGCAAGGGATAAATATTTTAAAAACATATTTTCATTCTTATATGATTCAGCGGTTAAAGGTGAACCAATAGCTGGTACAAATTTTTGGGCATGGGGTGGTGAGGGAAGAGGTAAAGATGATTTTATTTGGAAGCCAGGAGACCCCTATACAGGAGATCCCGCTCAAGAACCGCAAGGATTAAATTCAGTTTTTGATTCGGATGAATCCACCCTAAAAATTATTAGAGAGCATTCTCAGCAATTAAGGAATTTGTTAAATGAAAAAAATCTATCAACAAAATGGTAA
- a CDS encoding glycosidase has protein sequence MLKEEFHKKLKNLFDQHRFLIERKNEPIDADNGVYVRFKYPILTAQHTPIFWRYDLNHVSNPFLMERIGVNCAFNSGAMIFNGKIVLAVRVEGTDRKSFFAIAESENGIDNFKFWDYPITLPETQNPDTNVYDMRLVQHEDGWIYGLFCTERHDDSRPDDTSAAVAACGIARTKDLINWERLPDLISYSGQQRNVVLHPEFINGKYALYTRPQDGFIDTGSGGGIGFGYTDSMEKAEVKEEIIMDKKVYHTIYEVKNGLGPAPIKTEKGWLQLAHGVRNTAAGLRYVLYVFLTDLKNPSKVTHKPAGFFIAPEGDERVGDVSNVVFSNGWIKKENGEILIYYASSDTRMHVALTSVDKLIDYCINSPEDGLRSAASVQTRNELIKKNLEVMKSLKL, from the coding sequence ATGTTAAAGGAAGAGTTTCATAAAAAATTAAAAAATTTATTTGATCAACATAGATTTCTGATTGAAAGAAAAAACGAACCGATTGATGCAGATAATGGTGTTTATGTTCGTTTTAAATATCCGATATTAACTGCCCAACACACTCCAATTTTTTGGCGCTACGATTTGAATCATGTCTCAAATCCCTTTTTAATGGAAAGGATAGGCGTTAATTGCGCATTCAACTCGGGAGCTATGATTTTTAATGGAAAAATTGTACTTGCGGTTAGAGTTGAAGGGACTGATAGAAAATCATTTTTCGCAATTGCCGAAAGTGAAAATGGAATTGATAATTTCAAATTTTGGGATTATCCGATAACTTTACCTGAGACTCAAAACCCAGATACAAATGTTTATGATATGCGTCTCGTTCAGCATGAAGATGGATGGATTTACGGATTATTTTGTACCGAAAGGCATGATGATTCTAGACCAGATGATACATCTGCGGCAGTAGCTGCATGTGGAATTGCCCGCACAAAGGATTTAATTAATTGGGAAAGATTGCCCGATCTGATTTCATATTCGGGTCAGCAGAGAAATGTGGTACTTCATCCCGAATTTATTAATGGAAAATATGCTCTATATACCCGTCCACAAGATGGATTTATTGATACGGGAAGCGGCGGAGGAATAGGTTTTGGATACACGGATTCAATGGAAAAAGCTGAAGTTAAAGAAGAAATAATAATGGATAAAAAGGTTTATCATACTATCTATGAAGTAAAAAATGGATTGGGTCCGGCTCCTATAAAAACTGAAAAAGGATGGCTGCAATTAGCACACGGAGTTCGGAATACAGCCGCTGGATTAAGATATGTACTTTATGTTTTTCTCACCGATCTAAAGAATCCGAGTAAAGTTACACATAAACCTGCCGGATTTTTTATAGCTCCCGAGGGAGATGAAAGAGTGGGTGATGTTTCTAATGTAGTCTTTAGCAATGGCTGGATCAAAAAAGAAAACGGTGAAATTTTAATTTACTATGCTTCATCAGATACAAGAATGCATGTTGCATTAACATCCGTAGATAAATTAATTGATTATTGTATTAATTCTCCTGAAGATGGACTTAGGAGCGCAGCAAGCGTTCAAACAAGAAATGAATTAATTAAGAAAAATTTAGAAGTGATGAAATCGCTCAAATTATAA
- a CDS encoding Na+:solute symporter: MFIIIIYLASTILIGAILSKRASKSKESYFLGGNKLPWYMLGLSNASGMFDISGTMWLVTLAFVYGLKSIWIPWLWPVFNQIFLMVFLSAWLRRSNVTTGAQWIETRFGKGKVSYLPHGIVVVFALISGLGFLAYGFIGLGKFMEIFIPWNIVNSYLNLNIPLEYVPHLYGVAFTLFAVFYTVLGGMTSIVWADVLQYTIMTFASIAIAIIAFNAVGSEGLNVPDGWMNPFFGKNLGLDWTNYISDVNSKIAADGYSLFSAMFMMMLFKGVLISIAGPAPNYDMQKILATKSPSEAAKMSGFVSLILMPIRYFMIAGFAALGIIYYDQLHLYTAGVLDFEQILPSTINQFVPTGLLGLLLAGLLAAFMSTFAGTLNAAQAYVTNDIYLKYIKPDASKTSIKTANYSVGIIVVVVSILLGIQAKNVNQVLQLLVSALWGGYTAANILKWYWWRFNAQGFFWGMLSGIIVAGLPMIFSGLLPALFPDLAADIRILYYFPIIVGISLIGCIAATYLTKPTDEATLKQFYKQVKPWGFWKPIHDKVITENPSFEKNKNFKRDMMNVLMGTIWQTSLVALPMFIVFHQFMYAGITTIICIALSIVLKKTWWDKLHEMDKDYIPVEESE; the protein is encoded by the coding sequence ATTTTTATCATTATTATCTATCTCGCTTCAACTATATTAATTGGTGCAATCCTTTCAAAGAGAGCTTCAAAGAGTAAAGAAAGTTATTTTTTGGGAGGCAATAAACTTCCCTGGTATATGTTAGGGCTGTCGAACGCATCAGGCATGTTCGATATTTCTGGAACAATGTGGCTTGTTACTTTAGCTTTTGTTTATGGATTAAAAAGTATTTGGATCCCCTGGCTTTGGCCGGTATTTAATCAAATCTTTTTAATGGTATTTCTTTCGGCTTGGCTACGCAGATCAAATGTGACAACCGGAGCTCAATGGATTGAGACTCGCTTTGGTAAAGGTAAAGTGAGTTATCTACCTCATGGAATTGTAGTGGTATTTGCACTTATAAGCGGTCTTGGTTTCTTGGCTTATGGTTTTATTGGTCTTGGCAAATTCATGGAAATCTTTATTCCATGGAATATTGTTAATTCATATCTCAATCTTAATATCCCTCTTGAATATGTACCTCATCTTTATGGCGTTGCTTTTACATTGTTTGCTGTTTTTTATACAGTGCTTGGAGGTATGACAAGTATTGTATGGGCAGATGTGCTTCAATATACAATTATGACTTTCGCTTCAATTGCAATTGCCATAATTGCTTTTAACGCCGTTGGAAGTGAAGGATTAAATGTACCCGACGGATGGATGAACCCATTTTTTGGAAAGAATTTGGGGCTTGATTGGACAAATTATATATCGGATGTAAATTCAAAAATTGCCGCTGATGGATACTCTCTTTTTTCCGCAATGTTTATGATGATGTTATTTAAAGGAGTTCTAATTAGTATCGCGGGTCCGGCACCAAACTATGATATGCAAAAAATTCTCGCAACCAAATCGCCATCTGAAGCGGCAAAAATGAGTGGATTTGTTTCTTTAATATTAATGCCAATCCGTTATTTTATGATTGCAGGATTTGCCGCGCTTGGAATAATATATTACGATCAGCTTCATTTGTATACTGCGGGGGTATTAGATTTTGAACAAATACTTCCATCCACAATAAATCAATTTGTACCTACTGGATTATTGGGTCTGCTTCTCGCAGGATTGCTTGCCGCTTTTATGTCAACATTTGCTGGAACTTTGAATGCAGCTCAGGCTTATGTTACAAATGATATCTACTTAAAATATATTAAACCGGATGCTTCAAAAACTTCAATAAAAACAGCAAATTATTCAGTTGGTATTATTGTGGTTGTTGTTAGTATCCTTCTTGGTATTCAAGCAAAAAACGTTAATCAAGTTTTGCAGTTATTAGTATCGGCCCTTTGGGGAGGATATACTGCCGCTAACATATTGAAATGGTATTGGTGGCGGTTTAATGCTCAAGGATTTTTCTGGGGGATGTTGTCGGGTATTATTGTTGCCGGATTACCTATGATTTTTTCTGGATTACTACCTGCGCTATTCCCTGATTTAGCTGCAGACATAAGAATATTATATTACTTCCCAATAATTGTTGGGATCTCTTTAATTGGCTGTATTGCCGCCACATATCTTACCAAACCAACTGATGAAGCAACACTAAAACAATTCTATAAACAGGTAAAACCGTGGGGATTTTGGAAGCCGATACATGATAAAGTTATAACTGAAAATCCCAGCTTTGAAAAAAATAAAAATTTCAAGAGAGATATGATGAATGTATTAATGGGCACTATTTGGCAAACTTCTCTAGTTGCTTTGCCCATGTTTATTGTGTTTCATCAATTCATGTATGCTGGAATTACAACTATAATTTGTATCGCCTTAAGCATTGTCTTGAAGAAAACCTGGTGGGATAAACTTCATGAGATGGATAAAGATTATATCCCGGTTGAGGAATCTGAATAA